NNNNNNNNNNNNNNNNNNNNNNNNNNNNNNNNNNNNNNNNNNNNNNNNNNNNNNNNNNNNNNNNNNNNNNNNNNNNNNNNNNNNNNNNNNNNNNNNNNNNNNNNNNNNNNNNNNNNNNNNNNNNNNNNNNNNNNNNNNNNNNNNNNNNNNNNNNNNNNNNNNNNNNNNNNNNNNNNNNNNNNNNNNNNNNNNNNNNNNNNNNNNNNNNNNNNNNNNNNNNNNNNNNNNNNNNNNNNNNNNNNNNNNNNNNNNNNNNNNNNNNNNNNNNNNNNNNNNNNNNNNNNNNNNNNNNNNNNNNNNNNNNNNNNNNNNNNNNNNNNNNNNNNNNNNNNNNNNNNNNNNNNNNNNNNNNNNNNNNNNNNNttttttattatttattaaaatcttgaaGTTATAACTTCACACGGGAGAATAACTCgcttcgttacgtaacgcATAACGTAACGTTAGATAAGTGTCAGGTTGAACACCTTTTATTGATTGTGCATGTTTTCAAGATTCttgattgtatttaaatattttgtgaatttatttttccattctttcaaaaattctcattcataaagtatttcaatgctataacaCTAAAAGTTTAAATGTTGTGTTTCCTAACTACAACATAAATCTCTTACGCGTGACGTGCGCGCGCGCAGAACATGAACGAGTGCGCGACGTGCGACGCGCACGGGCGCAGCGGGCTGCTGAGCACGTACATCCAGTACCAGTGCCGCGTGCCGCGCCCCGCGCTCTCCGACACCGACGTCGGCCTGCCGCTGCCGCCCTCTGGTGACTAGCCTCCTCATCTATACTCCATACATATAATCATACAGTCCAGAGCATTTCTGTACatacagtattttttaaaagagtaaAATTAAGAGTGTGTGCAATTTGGTATGTGCTATGCACACCAAAATGATCTGATTGTCTTTTTGTATCCGCGTCCGTCACGTGAAAAGTACGGGACTGTTTTGCcttttttttgctaaaataaacagttgacGAGATACAAGCATTAAAGtcgtataaaatacataacattacattaGTTTAATTGACTTTAGTGGTCCCATACATGTTCCGCTGGAACAcagcctcctatgagggttcaggctgtAATCCGCGACGCtggctatattttttaagtccgaggtccttaCCACAGAGTCAACACCGCTCTCTGCTATATATCTAACATACTTTATTGATCATATTCACCTAATAAATACTCTGTATGCTTCTAGGTGTGAcactaaatacattattttattattttcataaaaagctaaaattgtattttaaattattggtattttaaaggaaaaccattcttacaatacatatacaattatctcaatatgatatgaaaaagtaaattaacttttacgtttatttattttcagtaatGACTGACGGTTCGTGCAAAATCTTGCACGAAGAAATAGCTCTGCAATGGGTCGTTGCCAGTGGAGTAACGCGGGACTTGGCTATGAGTAACTCTTGGTAAGTattttttcgtgttttttATAGGTgtccaataataatataatttcgagCCAAAATAGTAATCCATTTTGGCTCGAAGGACCAGATCATTAGTCTCCGATTGTATTGAGAGATTACTGTGCttgaaaaaaagtaattttatcattatcaaCATTTGATCAAGTACAGATTCTTGGTTCTGTTTTTTTTCtccaaaaatttcatttacatgtatataacaaatagaTTTTCCACCGGGTGACCCCaatatctgtactaatattatgaatgggAAAGATTTGTTTTCAACGTTTTCACATCAAAACTaatggatcgatttcaaaaattcctcCTCCATTAGACAgttgcaacttcactgagtgacaatgactatatatgtaatacgggcgaagccggggccaACAAATAGTACAAACTGTTCATTAATATCGTTAATATATGGATCCtgttctatttaattatttaaatttttgtttcatattgtaaattgtattcaaCTCTCCCCCAATAAATATCCCTCCACCCATAGGACGCTGTTCGAGCTGATGGTGAAGTCCATGGTGGAGTACCTGTACTGGAGCGGCGCGCACGAGGCGCCGCGCAAGGCGCGCTTCCCGGAGCACTTCACGGATGACGTGTCTACACTTGTCACTAATGTCACTGCTGAGATTATTGCCAAGTACGTGGGAGGACAGGACATAATGGGGGGAGGGGCGGGGAGTGATCTGGGAGGACTGTTGACTGACTCATCTTCCTTGGCATAATGTTGATTGGCAAAGTATTTTCTAGGACGATATTTGGATTACGCAAAGAATGCCAAGTAACTGGCGTattgattgttttgttttgttgattatacataaaactatGAACGAATTAAGCAACCAAGTTCCGTAatgaataatatctataaacatCTTTACGAATAAAATGCTCACTTTTTTACATATCTCTTTGTAGGAACTTGTAAAAAATCCATCTACATAACtccttaaacatttatttggcttattgtttgtttggtttacAAGAAATTGGTATCATGAACATATTTCTCCATGAAATTCTGTAATGTATTAAGGCACTGAGTAAAAATTCAAtacgctttataaattatctgaTAGAACGATAGTCGACAGTCCAACTTTAAATACTCTCTATTCATATATATCCCTTCGTATGGACATGTAATAAAATCCATCTAGATACATgcttatcataaaaatatatatcttttagaTACGGCAAGAACAGCCGCCTCACGCAGAGCCTCAACAACAGCCTGGCGTTCTTCCTGTTCGACTTGCTCAGCATCATGGACCGTGGATACGTGTTCAATCTCATCCGGGGTTACCACAAACAGATGTCCGCCAAGATCTCCTCCGTGCCCGATGCTGTGCCATTGGTGCATTATAAGGTACTTTTCCCAATTCTTATTACGTCTTTGAACACGGTATGTGGGCGAGATTGCAAAGGAAATTCAGTACAATTTTCTTTCTGTTTTTCTGTTAAATGTATAGCTATGTTTACTTTATGACTTAAATACTTGGTAGGTACGATACAACTTATttatcttttgtattttattttatttaaatttattgtgtgtGTTAGTGTAGTAATTGTGGGGAGGCTGGgggtttaaaaacaattgatgtatttttttatcacttaAATATTGAGCTCGCTACAAGCGTCGTAAGTCAATAACCGATTTGTACCAGCTGTCGTTCCTGCGCATCGTGTGCTCGCACGAGCACTACGTGTCGCTGTGCCTGCCGGCGGgcgggggcgcgggcgggggcgcgggggcgcGCGCCAGCTCGCCGGCGCCCTCGCTGCGCTCCTCCGCCTCGTCGGACGGCCGCGCCGCCGGCCTGTCCCCCGACTTCCGCTCCAGGCACTACCTCGTGGGGCTGCTGCTGTCCGACCTCACCGCGGCGCTCGAGCTGCAGTgagttattacaataaaaacagcTGATATATCTCTCACGGTTATCTTTCTTCTTCGTTTTCACACTATTTTACCGAATAATGAAAAGCATAGTACTACCATTTTGGACACGAtcttaaatttacaatttaatcacGAATCACACACTCACAACTAGTTACACTACAACaacatattaatacaaaattagaacaagataataattacaatgcgACCATTAATTTCCTCTCATACATCGTAGCCTATGTTACTACTGCGTACTGTAGCATTTCCTACCCCTACCTACCTCCACCCCTGGGCTGCAAGAGTACCTTCACAAAGGAGAACCGGTCACTTACAGGAGCCCCGTGCTGCAGTGCGCGGCGGTGGGCGCGGTGCTGTCGCTGCTGGCGGCGCACGACGCGGACGCGCGGCTGGCGCCGGCCGCGCTGCGCGCGCGCGTGGCCGCGCTCTACCTGCCGCTGCTGGCCATCGTGCTGGACGCGCAGCCGCAGCTCTACCGCGGCTTCGACGCCAGCAAGGGTGAGCCTAATGCTCCACAGCTTTCGGAAATTTTTAACTCTCCAGTAAAGAGACGTCTGAAAACAATTTAGGGTAAAATAATGTCGGTTACTCCAAAGTTAAAAAAAGAGAATCgttgttatgaataaataagtcttttaaaattatcaatcacATATTCAGTGGAATTCAAAGCCTGCTATAAATGTAACAGTTCCATATCATATTTCTGGGttgtttatagaaataattcaaCTGGATGGTGATCTGGGACAGTTGGGCAGTTTATATCCTGCATCTTCGCCGGAAGGAGATTTCAAGCAGGTagcaatacattatatttatatttatgatattagacCAACATTTTTcccaaaatattataaaatacttatttcataaatagcTGTCGGAACAGAATCGTCAAATTACTAAGTACAAGTCCCTTATACGCCTAAGAGTGTCACGTTTCAGATGTATTTCcgtattgtaaaatgtaacattGCAGAACGGGCGGCCGCCGTTCAACAGCGAGACGAGCCGCAACCTGCTGGTGTGCCTGGTGTGGGTGCTGAAGTGGGCCGAGCGCGCCGCGCTCAGCGCCGCCGTGGCCGACCTGCCGCCCGCCCGCCTGCACGCGCTCTTCGCGCTCATCGACCTCTGCTTCANNNNNNNNNNNNNNNNNNNNNNNNNNNNNNNNNNNNNNNNNNNNNNNNNNNNNNNNNNNNNNNNNNNNNNNNNNNNNNNNNNNNNNNNNNNNNNNNNNNNNNNNNNNNNNNNNNNNNNNNNNNNNNNNNNNNNNNNNNNNNNNNNNNNNNNNNNNNNNNNNNNNNNNNNNNNNNNNNNNNNNNNNNNNNNNNNNNNNNNNNNNNNNNNNNNNNNNNNNNNNNNNNNNNNNNNNNNNNNNNNNNNNNNNNNNNNNNNNNNNNNNNNNNNNNNNNNNNNNNNNNNNNNNNNNNNNNNNNNNNNNNNNNNNNNNNNNNNNNNNNNNNNNNNNNNNNNNNNNNNNNNNNNNNNNNNNNNNNNNNNNNNNNNNNNNNNNNNNNNNNNNNNNNNNNNNNNNNNNNNNNNNNNNNNNNNNNNNNNNNNNNNNNNNNNNNNNNNNNNNNNNNNNNNNNNNNNNNNNNNNNNNNNNNNNNNNNNNNNNNNNNNNNNNNNNNNNNNNNNNNNNNNNNNNNNNNNNNNNNNNNNNNNNNNNNNNNNNNNNNNNNNNNNNNNNNNNNNNNNNNNNNNNNNNNNNNNNNNNNNNNNNNNNNNNNNNNNNNNNNNNNNNNNNNNNNNNNNNNNNNNNNNNNNNNNNNNNNNNNNNNNNNNNNNNNNNNNNNNNNNNNNNNNNNNNNNNNNNNNNNNNNNNNNNNNNNNNNNNNNNNNNNNNNNNNNNNNNNNNNNNNNNNNNNNNNNNNNNNNNNNNNNNNNNNNNNNNNNNNNNNNNNNNNNNNNNNNNNNNNNNNNNNNNNNNNNNNNNNNNNNNNNNNNNNNNNNNNNNNNNNNNNNNNNNNNNNNNNNNNNNNNNNNNNNNNNNNNNNNNNNNNNNNNNNNNNNNNNNNNNNNNNNNNNNNNNNNNNNNNNNNNNNNNNNNNNNNNNNNNNNNNNNNNNNNNNNNNNNNNNNNNNNNNNNNNNNNNNNNNNNNNNNNNNNNNNNNNNNNNNNNNNNNNNNNNNNNNNNNNTCCCCTCGCCCCTCAGACttacacactcacacacagcCAAGATTACAAGGTGTAGCCTCCACCCCCTCTTACCACACACATTGTACCACCCAGTGCCTGTGCCCCTGTGTGGACAGTGCCAAGTGCCCCACCACCTTTCTGCGTCTCCCctacgcacacgcacacagaCATTTCACATGACTCTGCTCTGATTGTAGACGCTTGTCCTTGGCCTTATTGTACACCCATTCTTATTTCCTGCCAGATAATCGAAGATCAGTGAAGCCACATACGCATTAACCTACGTGGATTTTAGATTTTAGTTCCGTGACTtgcttcaatatttattttcaactcaACAGGGTCGTaaggaaataatgaaatgtgcGCAGCAGAACGTCCGCAAAACGACCGATATCAAGGCTAAGTTGGAAGACGTCATATTGGGACAGGGCTCGGCGAGATCGGACTTCATTATGCGCCGAAAAGGTGGGATCTTTTAATCATCTTGAGAACTTTTGTTTTAAGATATATCTTTGTACATTTCTATGATAAAacttcaataatattagtCTATTGGGCTggatattaacaaattatgtattacaaaatttaattggtCCTTTGAGCTGGATATAATTAGTACTATCTACAATTTCATTGTTCCTTCGATCTTGTTGTAAGTAACATAATTCAGAACTTTATTAATCCTATCATTATTATAGCTATTTATATAGAGTTTTATTTACGTACTATTTTGGGTTTTCATGATGTTTCcagtatttttgttattatgttatgCTGACAATAAATACGTTTATCATTAAAAGTATCCAGTTTCTTGCCCATCTTTATCGATAGAAGCCATATTCCGAATGAacgttctttcaaaatttaccaTTCAtctgattaaataaaacgcaattGTGACTGATGTACTGATCTATGTATGTACAATCAAAATTACTGGATCGATCGGGGTACAATTTTGGCGTATAGTTAGTCACTATGATGcatgattttgataaatttaatcaaggcaaaaaaaagttttacagTAAAATTTTGAGATCGCGTTCAACATTTTTGGCAATAGGTATacctatatatctattatatataccatatCCATGTATACGTTCCACGTGCCTCACGAAGCGTATACATGGGTAAAGTATCGACCTTGTCCGTGTGGCGCAGGCGGGGCAGGCGGCGCAGGGGCAGGCGGGGCGAGCGggcgcgcgggcggcgcgggcgggcgCGAGCGCTGGCGCAAGGAGTGGGTGCGCGGCGGGTCGCGCTCGCGCGCCGCGTCGCCCGCGCGCGCGCAGCCCGCGCTGGCCGCGCAGCTCGCCGCCGAGGTGTCCATGACCCTGCTGCACGCCGTCGAGACCATCGTGCAGGTCAGCTGATGGATTACTCACTGTACACTACAGTGTTGTGTAttgtactattatttttattcataaaactatACAGGTTTCGATTTCTCAGAactagaacaaatttaaatggggcTAAAGAGAGGgcactagctttcaaataaagaaaattgtctACTGTGTATACCCatctccttttttgaagtcggttgaaaatatgaaatatttttttatgttttgtattttcattcaaaatcaATAGCAATTATATGGATAAGTACGAGTGTAGTACATATGTACACACGTACGTACGTATCTCTGCGTATAAACGCACAAGTACTTTATGCACGCACGTCTGTCATTCGATTAGCAAATTCAAGTTGTGTTTATTtcacttgtttatttattgttaaaatgttgcatttaattacatacCCTGTCTATATATGGTGTTGCGCCGGACGCAGTCGTGCAGCGGGTCGGACACGGCGCAGGCGGCGTGCAGCGGCGCGCTGGGCGTGGTGCTGCGCGCGCTGCAGCGCAACCAGAGCGCCGCCGTGCTGCACCACATGTTCGCCACGCTGCGCTCGCTCATACACAAGGTGCCCGCTCGTGTACATTTAGATCACTTGTTTTTGATAaacacatagtataaaatgaaCGGTCCTAAtagtgtaattttttgtttttttagggaattataatgtcataaagtgtaaatatcgaaaatgaatatattaatataattttattacgtaagGAGTGGCACGCTAATCTCACCACTTAACCAATAATATGGCTGCCGTGGAGCGTGCACTGGACTACAAAGCGCTTCCCCAGCACGTACGACGTAACGCAATAACTTGTGCACGTGCCCGCAGCTGGGCTGGTCGTGCTGCTCGGAGGAGTGGGGGCCGGGCGTGTGCCGCGTGCTGCTGCGGCACTGCGGCGCGCCGGCGGGCGGCCCGCGCGCgcacgccgccgccgcgctctACGCGCTCATGCGCCAGCACTACCACCTCGGCAACGTGAGCGCCGCACACCCGCACACACCCGCACACACCCGCACACACCCACACGCACCCGCACACATCCACACACATCCACGTGTCCTTACCCTCCAAATCACTAAAGTCGCTCATATGAGaattccaaaataaattaccatCTACATTTTTCCACGGACATAGAACTTTTGAAATACCCTCATTAATGTGTCAATTGAATGCACCTCCAGACATCAATATTGCCAACATTCCATAAATCATATATTCCTAACTTATTACCACTTACATACTTTCAAGATATCCTCAATAATCTGTCAATTAGAAACACTTGGTTTTGTTTCCATTTTACAGCTTAGtgcaataatatatagtgACCTTGTAatctatattacaaaatatactcGTGATAATCGCTACAACTCTGTACAAACAATCTACTGGTCCCGGTTCTAATTATCCCACTATTAACAGAANNNNNNNNNNACCCACACACACCCGCACACAcccacacacatccttacccTCTAAATCACTAAAGTCGCTCATATGAGaattccaaaataaattaccatCTACATTTTTCCACGGACATAGAACTTTTGAGATACCCTCATTAATGTGTCAATTGAATGCACCTCCAGACATCATTATTGCCAACACTCCATAAATCTTAAATTCCTAACTTATTACCACTTACATACTTTCAAGATATCCTCAATAATCTGTCAATTAGAAACACCTGATTTTGTTTCCACTTTACAGCTCAgtgcaaaaatatatagtgACCTTGTAatctatattacaaaatatactcATGATAACCGCTACAACTCTGTACAAACAATCTCTATTGGTCCCGGTTCTAATTATCCCACTATTAACAGAATTTCAGCCGCATCAAGATGCAGGTGACGATGTCTTTGTCCTCACTGGTGGGCACTTCGACCACGTTCAGCGAAGAGTCTCTGCGACGAGCTCTCAAAACGGTGCTGATGTATGCGGAGCACGATCAGGACCTGCAGGACACCGGCTTTCCTGAACAGGTGTGTGCGGTGTGAAgaaggggggggggggggggtctTGGGTTGCCTTGTTATAATGGTcactgaaaaattaaaactggACAATAAATGGTCAAAAAGTTTGTTTACTTGaaaatgtatgatatttatttgtttaattaggcttcttatagaagcacttttgaatcgtcataacatagttttttcatttaccaccggttcggaaagcagcaATCCTAGATTCATTCAAAGTActctgtatattataatttacagactaacatgtaaattttatcCTAAGCATTTATATGTACAGAAACAGAAACAGTAcagatttcatattttctttacatatgCTCAAAAATGTAAGAAAGAAACAATCCCATACTAATTCGTAATGTTCTGCATCTTCTGAATAGTTCAGCTTTTAAATTCTGCTCAATATGAAATAGaatgttcaaaattaatttcaggTGAAAGACCTAGTGTTCAACCTGCACATGATCCTGAGTGACACTGTGAAGATGAAGGAGTTCCAGGAAGACCCTGAGATGCTGTTGGACCTCATGTACCGCATCGCTCGCGGCTACCAGCACAGCCCTGATCTCCGTCTCACCTGGCTTAATAATATGGCTCAAAAGCATATGGAGGTATGCTATATTACgtcttttcttaaataattacaaaatttttcattatctgTTTCGGAAAGAAGCATGATTTAATctagactaatattataaagctttagagtatgtttgtttgtttgtttgaacgcgctaatctcaggacctgttggtccgatttgaaaaattatttcagtgttagatagcccatatattgaggaaggctataagctacatatataacacgggcgaagccgaggccgctaatttaatatatttttgaatctAAAAATGTCACTTGGAAGGTCAACAATATCTTCAAAAAATAACCATGTCCATGAggacatattaaaatttaagaacttatttataatttcgttaATAATCTTCACGTAATGCTCTCCTCCTTTAGTATGTGCGCatccttttcttttattttaacccGTTTTACTagaatttgttgttatttccAGCGCTCAAACCACCTGGAAGCTGGCATGTGCCTGGTGCACGGCGCAGCGCTGGTGGCGGAGCAGCTGCGAgccggcgggcgcggcgccgcTCTGCTGGAGAAGGTCACCCACAACGCGCTCGACGAGAGCTGCCCCGACCTGCAGCTGCCGCACCACCACCTCACGTGCCAGGAGCTGCAGGTATGCTGGTTGTTGTGGGATAACCAAGACAACTGGTTAGACTATTTTGTAATGGAGTAATGATTGGGAAAAACAACTTTGCTCAcatgttgtttatatttattttatttgttcttacATAATGGGTATGAAAgacttttgtaaaataatgaaatttatcctattaatattataaatgcgaaagtttgtaagtatggatgtatggatgtttgttactctttcacgtaaaaactactgaaccaattgcaatgaaatttggtacgtagacagctggataactggaataacatatagacaactttttattccgatattcctacgggatacggacttacgcgggtgaaaccgcggggcacagctagtaattatatattgcatCGATATGAACCAAAATGCCTTTCTATTGCGTCTAATTCTTAACTGttcctttttctttttaacttaTTGGGCAGTTATCTCAACcgaaaaaaaaggtgtgtgcgatgcacacacgatagaagtgaaacttaaATCGACAAAATAATGAgatgaatatgtataaaatataaaatagtatgtatatttctgtctcattttttgccggcttcattctacacatttttgtatttatgtcttttacctgtcgttttttccgttgcatcaggtttgaaatcacaacgattctaaagaagtttcacttcaataaaaattaaccacTTCTATCATCAGGCGTTGTTAGAGCACGCGGCCAGCGAGCTGATGGCGGCCGGCATGTACGAGACCGTCAATGAGGTGTATAAAGTGCTGATCCCCATCGCAGAGGAGAACAGGGACTATAAGAAGCTCGCCAATATTCacaggtaaataaaataggcGCACGGATCTGtactttattactatattacttTGTAAAGGTTAATTCGGCTTGAAAAACCAAAACTGtgaattaacattaattttcaatggTTTTTGTTGCGTTTGTCCAAGATTGCTTAGTACCGCTTAGTTGaccttatttaatatatttttagacatattttgaaattgtgatttttttctatttattaaaaaataactattccCCTATCAACCTTTATTTCTCGACGGGTGTGATATCTTACAAATGGTGTTCAGAAAGTGCCAATAATTTAAGCAACATTGCTAGAACCAAATGGCCGTTGATCGCCGTGTACACCCAGATTGTAGTTATTGAATAATTCGGGTGTTGCAGCAAGCTGAGCGAGGCGTTCAGCCGCGTGGAGCAGCTGCACGGCAAGCGCGTGTTCGGCTCGTACTTCCGCGTGTCGTTCTACGGCGCGCGCTTCGGCGACCTCAGCGGCGAGGAGTTCGTGTACAAGGAGCACGCGCTCACCAAGCTGCCCGAGATCTTCAGCCGCCTCGAGGTGCGCCGGTGCTGTCCCCCCTCGCCATCCCACTCCCNNNNNNNNNNATTAAAAAAACTCtgtatcaaaatccgttgtgcagttttaaagttcgtaacatacatacacgtGAAGCGATTTTGCTTCATACTACTtagtgatataaattaaaaaacttttggaaattatttttctccCCTCCACATATTTCACAATCCTTGAATTTCTCCCCTTTTTTAAGGGTCGGTTTAACccaatgttttttttcctctTATCAAAAAGCTATAGTAATATATCCGCTCACCCGCAGAACTTCTACGGGCAACGTTTCGGGCCCGAGAACGTGGTGATCATAAAGGACTCGAACGTGGTGGACCCGAGCACGCTGGCGGCGGACAAGGCGTACATACAGATCACGTACGTGGAGCCGTACTTCGAGCCGCACGAGCTGCGCGCGCGCGTCACGCACTACGAGCGCAACTTTAACATCAGTGCGTATCTGTTGTAactgggtttttttttttatttatttaggagtAACAGGAACCCAATAGAATTTAGAATACAATCTATAAACGAAAATAACATGCAGATGGACTAAATGTCACTTGAATAAGGCTTAACAGCATAAGGCCGTGCAATAATTGTACCCTTTCGTCCTGTTTtgcaatacatttttcaagATTAACTCTTTGTAtcaactaatattttaaagatgaaATAGCGATGGTTTCTACGTACTATGTTCGCAACGTTTCCACACGCAAGCTACTGGttcgatttcgaaaattctttcaccattagaaagctgcatctttataaataaatgatatttcatttatttgttacgtttttatttattatttatttgtttttatgtatcgTGTCGCAGAGCGGTTCATGTACGCGACGCCGTTCACGGCGGACGGGCGCGCGCACGGCGCGCTGGGCGAGCAGTGCAAGCGCAAGACCATCCTCACCACCGCGCACCACTTCCCCTACCTCAAGACGCGCATACAGGTGCTGTCCATGGGCTATGGGGGTGGGATGGAGCCTCACATATATGGGGCTGGTTCAAACTAACTCTGTTCCaacttacattttattcaaatgggTTCagtggaaatt
The Zerene cesonia ecotype Mississippi chromosome 1, Zerene_cesonia_1.1, whole genome shotgun sequence DNA segment above includes these coding regions:
- the LOC119837982 gene encoding dedicator of cytokinesis protein 7, whose translation is MTLGRKYQNSSGNAGESRKVYANQSKVGTLSGCSSSISLSDMIEPPDYEEVCDRLMGDQDPLAYPTNDIELVTVPRRIRTLTHILPDEDLSKASMFVRDCISCYTSDYTVVEYKYRTYSGSAYGRERLAERIERLLQAPPQVYEVDAEQSTSTEELALQQLSLQFESQPSSGRQSVASISSSSSCNETLTPRGSWASLDLRSSSSDPLLPDLFEKKPQEQIDAINEARRLESRQSDLLGLYAPYLDEEDAVERRLAAEMPCELMGRRILVVCHQLKLELDVEPLFASMALYDAKEKKKLSENFYFNLNSECTRQMLSAHIPHADLSTLSRSAVFDILNPSPDIFLVVRVEKVLQGDVNECIEPYIKDDKNREKVRASAQAACTRLGKFRMPLAWSAVSLLNILSGSNSLERESDKDNNSNTNSLDRKASSSSLEQLRRRAGEVGGSLTRKGSVERRANAQDHDLSNTLDTFKPIVITVTSFFKQETDKLRDEDLYKFLAEIKRPSSAPKKLKCIPGTLKIEVSPCPEEIKNGLTPELAKLAPYGDDNVRPCKEILPFPTVVPAQPHHHYRSLLYVCVRDINLAAYTSRTGSARNITVRVQLMSGEDQSAALPNIFGRSSCPEFSTEAYTTVLYHNKSPSLYDEIKIKLPADLGDHHHLLFTFLHVACQRKPVAPEQEKNVETPVGYTWLPLCRNGKLSCGEHALPLMAEAPPDNYSYIFPDVLLPGTRWIDNHRPLFGVALDACTTVHPQNMNECATCDAHGRSGLLSTYIQYQCRVPRPALSDTDVGLPLPPSVMTDGSCKILHEEIALQWVVASGVTRDLAMSNSWTLFELMVKSMVEYLYWSGAHEAPRKARFPEHFTDDVSTLVTNVTAEIIAKYGKNSRLTQSLNNSLAFFLFDLLSIMDRGYVFNLIRGYHKQMSAKISSVPDAVPLVHYKLSFLRIVCSHEHYVSLCLPAGGGAGGGAGARASSPAPSLRSSASSDGRAAGLSPDFRSRHYLVGLLLSDLTAALELQSPVLQCAAVGAVLSLLAAHDADARLAPAALRARVAALYLPLLAIVLDAQPQLYRGFDASKEIIQLDGDLGQLGSLYPASSPEGDFKQNGRPPFNSETSRNLLVCLVWVLKWAERAALSAAVADLPPARLHALFALIDLCFNSQDYKGRKEIMKCAQQNVRKTTDIKAKLEDVILGQGSARSDFIMRRKGGAGGAGAGGASGRAGGAGGRERWRKEWVRGGSRSRAASPARAQPALAAQLAAEVSMTLLHAVETIVQSCSGSDTAQAACSGALGVVLRALQRNQSAAVLHHMFATLRSLIHKLGWSCCSEEWGPGVCRVLLRHCGAPAGGPRAHAAAALYALMRQHYHLGNNFSRIKMQVTMSLSSLVGTSTTFSEESLRRALKTVLMYAEHDQDLQDTGFPEQVKDLVFNLHMILSDTVKMKEFQEDPEMLLDLMYRIARGYQHSPDLRLTWLNNMAQKHMERSNHLEAGMCLVHGAALVAEQLRAGGRGAALLEKVTHNALDESCPDLQLPHHHLTCQELQALLEHAASELMAAGMYETVNEVYKVLIPIAEENRDYKKLANIHSKLSEAFSRVEQLHGKRVFGSYFRVSFYGARFGDLSGEEFVYKEHALTKLPEIFSRLENFYGQRFGPENVVIIKDSNVVDPSTLAADKAYIQITYVEPYFEPHELRARVTHYERNFNIKRFMYATPFTADGRAHGALGEQCKRKTILTTAHHFPYLKTRIQVVHRTQIILSPIEVAIEDIQKKISELSAATSQEPADAKMLQMVVQGCIGTTVNQGPLELAQVFLAPVAEGTQPPTRLTNKLRLAFKDFSKKCQDALKKNKNLISSEQREYQRELERNLQRFTARLEPLVALRPLASHVAHLANGVSNRTYQA